TACACGTGCGGCCCGTGGAAGTCGATCAACGGCGCCAGGTCGCGGACCCGGAAACCGTTGTCCAGCCCGGTGATCTCCACGCCCCACGCGCCGTCACCGACCGACACGGGCTGCGTCGCCCCGGCCGCCCTGATCTCGCCGATCAACGCCGCCGCCCACGCCGTCACCGCGTCCGCGTCCAGCGTGCCGATGCCGCGCGACTTCCAGTCCGCGTAGATCGGGATCTCGTTGCTCAGCAGCCACCCCGCGACCGCCGGGTGGTCCTTCCAGCGGCCGGTCAGCTCCCGGACGTACCAGCGCTGCCGCTCCAGGAACGACTCGTCGGTGAAGATGTCCCGGCCGTCGCGCCACGCCGGGTCCCAGTTCTGGCCGGACATGTGGCCGACCACGAACGTCGGGATCGTCCGCATCCCCAACGCGAGATGCCGGTCGAGGAAGTCGTCGTACCTGGTCAGCAGCTTCTCGTCCAGCGCGTCCTCGGTGGGCATGAAGTCCGGCCAGTAGAAGAAGCTGCGGGTCAGGCCGATGCCGTGGTCGCGCATCACCCGCAGCTCCTCGTCCACCACGGACGGGTCGTAGTTGCGCCACATCAGCGGGCCGCCGGTGCTCGACCAGTAGTTGACCCCGACCCAGACCAGCGGGGAGCCGTCGGCGTCGGCGAGCTTGGCGGAGTTGCGCTGCATGGCGACAGGTATATCGTTTAACTAGCCATATGTCGAGGCACAGGGACCAGCAGGTGTAACGTTTGCCGGGTGGTGAGACGTGCTCAGGGCAAGCCGACGATCGCCGACGTCGCCGCCCTCGCCGGGGTGTCGGTGGCGGCGGTGTCGAAGGTCGTCAACGGGAAGGGCAGCATCTCCGCGCCCACCCGTGAACGCGTCCTGACCGCCGCGAGCAAGCTCCAGTGGACGCCGTCCGCCGCCGCAGTCGCCCTGCGCTCGGCGAAGACCCGCGCCATCGGCATGGTCGCCAGGCGCTCGCCGGACCTGCTCAGCGCCGACCCGCACTTCACCCTGCTGATCTCCGGCATCGAGAGCGAGCTGTCCCCGCTCGGCTACGGCCTGCTACTGCACATCGTGGGCGAGGAACCGTCCGCCGAGGAGGCCGCCTACCGCAGACTGGCCGACGAACGTCGGGTCGACGGCGTCGTGCTCACCGAGAGCCTCATCGGCGACACCCGGTTCGACCTGCTGCGAACGCTCGGCATGAACACCGTTCTGATCGGCACGCCCTGGCGGGACGACCCGGTGCCCGCCGTGCAGGCGACGGGGCTGGACAGCGGGATCCGGTCGGCCGTCGAACACCTGGTGGCGCACGGGCACCAGCGCGTCGCATACGTGTCCGGCCCCGAGGACCGGGTGCACACCCGCTACCGACGCCGGGTGTTCGAGGAAGCGTTGGCGGCGCACGACCTCACGCCCAGTCACACGATCGTGTCGGACTTCACCGCCGCCGGCGCGGTCGACGCCGTCGGCAGGCTGCTGGCCGACCGCCGCCGCCCGACCGCCGTCCTGTTCGCCAACGACTCGATGGCCGTGGCCGGGATGAGCGCGGCCCGGCGGCTCGGCGTGGACGTGCCCGGCGACCTGTCCGTGATCGGCCACGACGACCTGCCGCTCGGCGAACTCGTCTACCCGCAGCTCACGACCGTGCGGCAGGACCTGGTCGGCCTCGGCCGTGCGGCGGCACGCGTCCTGCTGGCGTCCCTTGGCGAGATCGAGGACGCCACGGTCGACATCCGGCCGCCTGAACTGGTGGTCCGCGAGTCCACCGGTCCGCTGACCAGCCGTGAGCCCGTCCACCCCACGTAAAGCCCCACGTAAAGTGGAGCGCATGCGCACACGGCCGACGTTGAGCTGGACGGCGACCGGCGCCCCGTTGCCGCGCACGACCAGCCTGGACGAGGTCGTGCGGGTGGTCGCGGACGGGCGGGTGCTGGTGCTCAGCGGCGCCGGCCTGTCCACCGAGTCCGGCATCCCGGACTACCGGGGCGCGGCGGGCAGCCTGCGCAAGCACACCCCGATGACGTACGACGAGTTCGTCGGCAGCGTCGAGGGCAGGCGCCGGTACTGGGCCCGCAGCCAC
This is a stretch of genomic DNA from Saccharothrix ecbatanensis. It encodes these proteins:
- a CDS encoding LacI family DNA-binding transcriptional regulator; its protein translation is MVRRAQGKPTIADVAALAGVSVAAVSKVVNGKGSISAPTRERVLTAASKLQWTPSAAAVALRSAKTRAIGMVARRSPDLLSADPHFTLLISGIESELSPLGYGLLLHIVGEEPSAEEAAYRRLADERRVDGVVLTESLIGDTRFDLLRTLGMNTVLIGTPWRDDPVPAVQATGLDSGIRSAVEHLVAHGHQRVAYVSGPEDRVHTRYRRRVFEEALAAHDLTPSHTIVSDFTAAGAVDAVGRLLADRRRPTAVLFANDSMAVAGMSAARRLGVDVPGDLSVIGHDDLPLGELVYPQLTTVRQDLVGLGRAAARVLLASLGEIEDATVDIRPPELVVRESTGPLTSREPVHPT